Below is a window of Vulpes vulpes isolate BD-2025 chromosome 14, VulVul3, whole genome shotgun sequence DNA.
TTCATGTGACTTTTCATGTCTTCTTCACTGCATTATTTAAAAAGGACACGTGACCATATCATAAACTGTGCAATGATCTCCTTGGCCCACTGGAAAGTTCacatattctttaatttctatcATCTTCGATCTTGATGTTCATTTATGTTCTTACActaatcttctctcttttccaaaaaggcaggggtggagggggaaagaaCCCATATTCTAATTTGATGATGAACACAGTGATTTCCGAAATTTGTTCAGAGAATGAAGGACACAGGCTGGGTCTCTTCTACATCAGTAGGATGTGGAtcaatctgcaaaaaaaaaaagagcacactAGGATTACTATTCCAACACTGTATAAATAATCTTAGTATCTACTTCTAATTATATAGTGGTTAGAAGCCAAGTTGCTATAAGCCTATTAATAAGAAGTCCCAAGGGGTCACTTAAGTGCCCTGTACTCCATGGCCACAGAAAACACTTTAAAGGTGATCCGTGGCACTCTACGTGCATGCTGTAGTTTTACAAGGAACATATTACAGAATGAGGTAATTGGATCAGTGCTGGTCTATCATCACcagaaaatctctttaaaaatgtatcccTTACCAGTTAGGAATCAGCAGCAGATAACTTACAAAGGATTCTCTCCAGAAGGCAAACtaaaaatctccatttcttttgttttgcttaccTCTGAATAAAGAGGCGGAGGCTGGAACCTAAATTCCTGTATGCAGGCGAACACTGGGCAACATGCTTCCCCCTCACCTTCAGGGGGTTGAGGGTAAGGAGGCACATGTCGACAGAATTCCTCCTCTGACACGATGTCTGCGTAATTTGGTGGTGCTGCAGTGAAAACAAGAGTTGGGTCCTCAGAAGTCCGTGCAAAAATCAATTACATCCATCTTCTGAATTCTCACCAAAACAAGAAATTCAGCTAAATCTGCAAACAAcgttttctctttccctctaatgAGCAAAGTTTTATTTCCATCATGACTGAACATCTTTAATTGACTCTGGTTTTGTGAAATCACTACTAACATTTATCATATGCTGCTCTTGAGAAGTGTATGTTATAGTGCAGATagaaaaaatcagtgaaatgtgGCTACAGAAAATACTGTATCCTGCTTCTGACTATTCTTCGTTGTCTTACTGTTAATAAATGGGAATCAAGAGATGAAGACTTTATTCTGGCTCTGCCATCAGCTGCTCTGTGTCCTATCCGGCCAGGCTCTCAAAGTCTCTTCCAGGAATGctatttcataattttcagtACTCAAGAGAGTCAGGATAGCTGTAGCGGCAGGAGTAAGTGCCATCATCCGAGCACGCCTGGTCTTACCCGGCTCTTGGCCCTACATGTAAAACTTCACGCTGAAAGAACCTCGGAACCCCGTACCTTCAGGCTGCTCTGGCAGAGTCAGCGTCAGCCAGCTCATATCCATACTGAACTGGCTGGCAATGCTGGAGTTTCTGCTGCCAAAACCGTTAAATGGAATTGTGCCAATCACCAAGGGCAGCTCGAGCATCAATTTTTTAGCACCAGGAATGTGAATATACACCtaaaaggtcaaaaaaaaaaaaaaaaaaaaaaaaaagaaaagaaaaaagaaaaaaaaggaaaaaagagacaaaaatgtaAGTTAAACTTCCAATTTGTTTTTTCACAGAAACAAATGTCTTTGTTGCCTGCCACCACTTCCCCAATACAACTGTAAATGATCCTgaccaaataaaatgaaagcaaaccaAGTGAAGAGCAGAGG
It encodes the following:
- the ARRDC4 gene encoding arrestin domain-containing protein 4 isoform X2, yielding MVGCWFFTSGPVSLSAKIERKGYCNGEAIPIYAEIENCSSRLIVPKAAIFQTQTYLASGRTKSVRHMVANVRGNHIASGGTDTWNGKTLKIPPVTPSILDCCIIRVDYSLAVYIHIPGAKKLMLELPLVIGTIPFNGFGSRNSSIASQFSMDMSWLTLTLPEQPEAPPNYADIVSEEEFCRHVPPYPQPPEGEGEACCPVFACIQEFRFQPPPLYSEIDPHPTDVEETQPVSFIL